GCCGGCCGGCGCGGTGCCCGAGGGCTGGCTCGCCGTCCTCGACGCGACCGGCCCCGGGGGAGCGCCGGTGACGCTGGTGCACCGCGACGACCCGCGCCTGCGCCGCGTCGCGCTGCTCGACGCGGTCATCAACAACGCCGACCGCAAGGGCGGGCACCTGCTGCCGACCCCGGCCGGTGCCGTGCACGGCATCGACCACGGCGTCTGCTTCAACGAGGACGAGAAGCTGCGGACCGTCCTGTGGGGCTGGGCCGGGGAGCCGCTCGCGGAGGAGGAGGTCGAGGTGCTCGAGCGCCTCGACGCCGGCCTCGCCGAGGACGGGCCGCTGCGCGCCGGGCTCACCGGGCTGCTCGCCCGCCGCGAGGTCGAGACGACGCAGCGCCGCGTGCGCCGGCTGCTGCGCCGCGGCGGGCACCCGCGCCCGCCGCAGGGGTGGCCCGCCATCCCCTGGCCGCCGTTCTGACGGGCGCGGGCTAGTCTCGGGGACCATGCGCTCCTGGCCCGCCCCGCAGGTCCCACGACTCCCCGGGCGGGGCCCGGCGCTGCACCTGTTCGACACCGCCGCGGGCCTGGTCAGGGCCACCGCGCCCGGCCCGGTCGCCGGCCTCTACGTCTGCGGGATCACCCCCTACGACGCCACGCACCTGGGGCACGCGGCCACCTACGTCGCCTTCGACCTGGTGCACCGGGCCTGGCTCGACGCCGGGCACGAGGTGCACTACGTGCAGAACGTCACCGACGTGGACGACCCGCTGCTCGAGCGCGCCCAGCGCGACGGCGTCGACTGGGCCGAGCTCGCCGAGCAGGAGACGGCCCTGTTCCGCGAGGACATGGCGGCGCTCGGCGTCCTCCCCCCGCGCGACTACGTCGGCGCCGTCGAGGCGATCCCGCGCATCGCGCAGGCCGTGGCGCGGCTGCGCGAGGCCGGCGCGGCGTACGAGCTCGAGGGCGACACGTACTTCGCGGTGTCGGCGGACCCGGCCTTCGGCGCCGTCGGCGGGCTCGACGTGGCCACGATGGTGGCGCTGTCGGCCGAGCGCGGCGGCGACCCGGGCCGGCTCGGCAAGAAGGACCCCCTCGACGCGATGCTGTGGATGGCGGCGCGCCCGGGCGAGCCGTCC
The sequence above is drawn from the Vallicoccus soli genome and encodes:
- a CDS encoding SCO1664 family protein; its protein translation is MVDASNATLFAVLRRDGLEAACIYKPRSGERPLWDFPDGTLAGREVAAHVVSEATGWAVVPPTVLREGPFGPGSCQLWVESTDEDGLVDVVPAGAVPEGWLAVLDATGPGGAPVTLVHRDDPRLRRVALLDAVINNADRKGGHLLPTPAGAVHGIDHGVCFNEDEKLRTVLWGWAGEPLAEEEVEVLERLDAGLAEDGPLRAGLTGLLARREVETTQRRVRRLLRRGGHPRPPQGWPAIPWPPF
- the mshC gene encoding cysteine--1-D-myo-inosityl 2-amino-2-deoxy-alpha-D-glucopyranoside ligase; its protein translation is MRSWPAPQVPRLPGRGPALHLFDTAAGLVRATAPGPVAGLYVCGITPYDATHLGHAATYVAFDLVHRAWLDAGHEVHYVQNVTDVDDPLLERAQRDGVDWAELAEQETALFREDMAALGVLPPRDYVGAVEAIPRIAQAVARLREAGAAYELEGDTYFAVSADPAFGAVGGLDVATMVALSAERGGDPGRLGKKDPLDAMLWMAARPGEPSWEAPQGTGLPPGRPGWHIECSVIALEHLGMPLDVQGGGSDLVFPHHELSASHAVVLEGRAPFAQHYVHAGMVGLDGEKMSKSRGNLVFVSALRRQGVPPAAIRLALLSHHYRGDWEWTRADLDRALERLALWTDAVSRPDGPPADGVLAAVRERLADDLDAPRALEVVDAWARAQRETGGDDTGAPGVVSRLVDALLGVRL